In Sandaracinaceae bacterium, the following proteins share a genomic window:
- a CDS encoding HAMP domain-containing protein has translation MKSLRVRLSLAFVLVAWLPMAVVGVLAQRGIEARTRESYARQLDARAEAGRRLLAGRASDMSATLARLCAHDLLVDRVMLDLARGHFMGPEQAELERLLPPLMESVGFDALLLFDARGADRGRVLGAGHYPSLAGARDVALLQELERSGDEPFVTTLRVRDGREPARDEQAWVTGCAVERDGVRVALLGGAFLDAERASRWFGEDSAVRAVLVRPGDALPSEVRDGGGQASVFTFRSASGEERYELLAAIDDADLEAQLAGLLQQNLLTAGVAALLALLFATLVAVRLSRPLRELEDAATRIGAGDLELAIDERGGGEVGRTFSAFNHMTRELKSAQKRLRRAERIAAWRDIARRIAHEIKNPLSPIQVSIETMRKTYAKKHPDFDEIFEESTLTILEEVERMKRIVGEFSEFARMPRPRLDSVDLVRVAEQVTTLHAHDDVPPELRVEGAIPMVRADREQVAQVLVNLVQNARDAALARHGMRGGVVRVVLRADREGVLVSVLDNGPGIPLDQRDTVFEPYYTTKSTGTGLGLAIVQRIVEDHGGLIELGEGLDGGAGFRVFFPVSGPPMDASESQADATLSELTRS, from the coding sequence ATGAAGAGCCTGCGTGTGCGTCTCTCGCTGGCCTTCGTGCTGGTGGCCTGGCTGCCCATGGCGGTGGTGGGCGTGCTGGCCCAGCGCGGCATCGAGGCCCGCACGCGAGAGTCGTATGCGCGCCAGCTGGACGCGCGCGCCGAGGCCGGGCGCCGGCTGCTGGCGGGCCGCGCCAGCGACATGAGCGCCACGCTCGCGCGCCTCTGCGCTCACGACCTGTTGGTGGACCGCGTCATGTTGGACCTGGCGCGCGGGCACTTCATGGGCCCCGAGCAGGCCGAGCTCGAGCGTCTCCTGCCGCCCTTGATGGAGTCCGTGGGCTTCGACGCGCTGCTGCTGTTCGACGCGCGCGGGGCCGACCGTGGGCGCGTGCTGGGCGCTGGGCACTACCCGTCGCTGGCCGGCGCGCGCGACGTGGCGCTGCTGCAGGAGCTCGAGCGCAGCGGCGACGAGCCGTTCGTGACCACGCTGCGCGTGCGCGACGGTCGTGAGCCCGCGCGCGATGAGCAAGCCTGGGTGACCGGCTGCGCCGTGGAGCGCGACGGCGTTCGCGTGGCCCTCTTGGGTGGCGCCTTCTTGGACGCGGAGCGCGCTTCGCGCTGGTTCGGCGAAGACTCGGCCGTGCGTGCCGTGTTGGTGCGCCCGGGAGACGCGTTGCCGAGCGAAGTGCGCGACGGCGGCGGGCAGGCCAGCGTGTTCACGTTCCGCTCGGCCAGCGGGGAGGAGCGCTACGAGCTGCTGGCCGCCATCGACGACGCGGACCTCGAGGCGCAGCTGGCGGGCCTGCTCCAGCAGAACTTGCTGACCGCCGGCGTGGCTGCGTTGCTGGCGCTGCTCTTCGCGACGCTGGTGGCCGTGCGCCTCTCGCGCCCGCTGCGTGAGCTGGAGGACGCCGCCACGCGCATCGGCGCCGGCGACCTCGAGCTGGCCATCGACGAGCGCGGCGGTGGCGAGGTGGGCCGCACCTTCAGCGCCTTCAACCACATGACCCGCGAGCTCAAGTCTGCGCAGAAGCGCTTGCGGCGGGCCGAGCGCATCGCCGCGTGGCGCGACATCGCGCGGCGCATCGCGCACGAGATCAAGAACCCCCTCTCGCCCATCCAGGTCTCCATCGAGACCATGCGCAAGACCTACGCCAAGAAGCACCCGGACTTCGACGAGATCTTCGAGGAGAGCACGCTCACCATCCTCGAAGAGGTGGAGCGCATGAAGCGCATCGTGGGGGAGTTCAGCGAGTTTGCCCGCATGCCGCGCCCGCGCCTCGACAGCGTGGACTTGGTGCGCGTGGCCGAGCAGGTGACCACGCTGCACGCGCACGACGACGTGCCCCCCGAGCTGCGCGTGGAGGGCGCCATCCCCATGGTGCGCGCCGACCGCGAGCAGGTGGCGCAGGTGCTGGTCAACCTGGTGCAGAACGCGCGCGATGCGGCGCTCGCACGCCACGGTATGCGCGGCGGCGTGGTGCGCGTGGTGCTGCGCGCCGACCGCGAAGGGGTGCTGGTGTCCGTCTTGGACAACGGCCCCGGCATCCCGCTCGACCAGCGCGACACGGTCTTCGAGCCCTACTACACCACCAAGTCCACGGGCACGGGCCTCGGTCTCGCCATCGTGCAGCGCATCGTGGAAGACCACGGCGGCCTCATCGAGCTGGGTGAGGGCCTCGACGGAGGCGCGGGCTTCCGCGTGTTCTTCCCGGTCAGCGGGCCGCCCATGGACGCGAGCGAGTCGCAGGCCGACGCCACGCTGTCGGAGCTGACGCGCAGCTGA
- a CDS encoding PBP1A family penicillin-binding protein, giving the protein MPPPSKRKSPPPFARPSSASATRPGRGPGRPGGRQAAPPPPSRLRRWGARLLKLALVGLVLGVVTLVGIIAYYSRDLPDVASLRAYDPPQITRVVDRRGAVIGELYDERRTVIPIDRIPRVMVLAMLASEDADFYRHSGVDYVGIARAIFRDILARRAAQGASTITQQVVKLLLLTPERTFGRKVRELILAYRVEAELTKDEILHLYLNHINFGQGRYGVQEAAQYYFGKNAEDLTLAEASLLAGIPQSPTRLNPRRHPEAARRRQLYVLGQLEAKREAYWPDVTLEQIAAARDTEVELVELPPAGGGAPEVMTIAREVLRAQVDDAAYRRGGFTVHTSIDLALQRATRAAVRGGLEAIDGRHAYRGPLAAPRRAAQAPAAEALRLGRTYVARVLERNNQRAELVVDISGTRAVVSLSEAARYNPSGLSAEAFAAEGARVHVSLLRLATEEDDVSEARLELGPEAAAVVIDPRTRDVLAIVGGYDDGAGFNRALQAVRQPGSTFKPLVYGLGIQSRRYTPATLVIDAPAVYDQWQPQNFETWRHQGPIRLRDALAGSVNVVAVRVIEELEPSAVVAFAARLGITTELDPSVALALGASGVRPIEMTNAYATFAAGGRWADARIVTRIEGPSGDVALPPREDARDVMTPAEAYVLTSMLTSVIESGTATRARALRRPAAGKTGTSNDACDAWFIGYTPRVVTGVWVGFDDRRPIGRNETGGRAALPIWLEIMQAAHSGPPLDFAMPSGVVTAIIDPASGLLAYPGQEGARDEVFLEGTAPTEQARRPDVAAPDAYLLEQFGGSP; this is encoded by the coding sequence ATGCCACCTCCCAGCAAGCGCAAGAGCCCGCCTCCCTTTGCCCGCCCCTCATCGGCCAGCGCCACTCGCCCGGGTCGCGGTCCCGGGCGGCCAGGGGGCCGTCAGGCTGCGCCGCCCCCACCGAGCCGGCTGCGGCGCTGGGGCGCGCGTCTGCTCAAGCTGGCGCTGGTGGGCCTGGTGCTGGGGGTCGTCACGCTGGTGGGCATCATCGCCTACTACAGCCGAGACCTCCCGGACGTCGCCAGCCTGCGCGCCTACGACCCGCCGCAGATCACGCGCGTGGTGGACCGCCGCGGCGCGGTCATCGGGGAGCTGTACGACGAGCGCCGCACCGTCATCCCCATCGACCGCATCCCCCGCGTGATGGTGCTGGCCATGCTGGCCAGCGAGGATGCGGACTTCTACCGCCACTCGGGCGTGGACTACGTGGGCATTGCGCGCGCCATCTTCCGCGACATCCTCGCGCGGCGAGCGGCGCAGGGGGCGTCCACCATCACCCAGCAGGTGGTCAAGCTGCTGCTGCTCACCCCCGAGCGCACGTTCGGGCGCAAGGTGCGCGAGCTGATCCTGGCCTACCGCGTGGAGGCCGAGCTCACCAAGGACGAGATCCTCCACCTCTACCTGAACCACATCAACTTCGGTCAGGGGCGCTACGGCGTGCAGGAGGCCGCGCAGTACTACTTCGGCAAGAACGCCGAGGACCTGACGCTGGCCGAGGCCTCGCTCCTGGCGGGCATTCCGCAGTCGCCCACGCGGCTGAACCCGCGGCGCCACCCTGAGGCGGCGCGCCGGCGCCAGCTGTATGTTCTGGGACAGCTGGAGGCGAAGCGCGAGGCCTACTGGCCCGACGTGACGCTCGAGCAGATCGCGGCCGCCCGCGACACCGAGGTGGAGCTCGTGGAGCTGCCACCGGCAGGCGGGGGTGCGCCGGAGGTCATGACCATCGCGCGCGAGGTGCTGCGCGCCCAGGTAGACGATGCAGCCTATCGCCGTGGGGGCTTCACCGTGCACACCAGCATCGACCTCGCGCTGCAGCGGGCCACGCGCGCCGCAGTGCGCGGAGGGCTCGAGGCCATCGACGGGCGGCACGCCTACCGAGGGCCCCTCGCGGCGCCGCGTCGTGCTGCCCAGGCTCCGGCTGCGGAAGCGCTGCGCTTGGGTCGCACTTACGTGGCGCGCGTGCTCGAGCGCAACAACCAGCGCGCCGAGCTGGTGGTGGACATCAGCGGCACCCGCGCGGTGGTCTCTCTCTCGGAAGCCGCGCGCTACAACCCCAGCGGGCTTTCGGCCGAGGCCTTCGCCGCCGAGGGCGCGCGCGTGCACGTCTCGCTCTTGCGGCTCGCCACGGAAGAGGACGACGTGTCCGAGGCGCGCCTCGAGCTGGGGCCGGAAGCTGCCGCCGTGGTCATCGATCCGCGCACGCGGGATGTGCTCGCCATCGTGGGCGGATACGACGACGGGGCCGGGTTCAACCGTGCGCTCCAGGCGGTGCGCCAGCCGGGCAGCACGTTCAAGCCCTTGGTCTACGGTCTGGGAATCCAGTCGCGGCGGTACACGCCCGCCACCTTGGTCATCGACGCGCCCGCCGTGTACGACCAGTGGCAGCCCCAGAACTTCGAGACCTGGCGGCACCAGGGGCCCATTCGCCTGCGCGACGCGCTGGCCGGGTCCGTGAACGTGGTGGCGGTGCGGGTCATCGAAGAGCTCGAGCCCAGCGCCGTGGTGGCCTTCGCGGCGCGTCTCGGCATCACCACCGAGCTGGATCCGTCGGTGGCCCTGGCCCTCGGGGCGAGCGGTGTGCGCCCCATCGAGATGACCAACGCGTATGCCACGTTCGCGGCGGGCGGCCGCTGGGCGGACGCGCGCATCGTGACGCGCATCGAGGGCCCGAGCGGTGACGTGGCGCTGCCCCCACGCGAAGACGCGCGCGACGTGATGACGCCCGCGGAGGCCTACGTGCTGACCAGTATGCTCACCAGCGTGATCGAGAGCGGGACGGCCACCCGGGCGCGCGCGCTGCGCCGGCCGGCAGCGGGCAAGACGGGCACCAGCAACGACGCCTGCGATGCCTGGTTCATCGGCTACACGCCGCGTGTGGTCACGGGCGTGTGGGTGGGCTTCGACGACCGCCGGCCGATTGGCCGCAACGAGACCGGCGGGCGCGCCGCGCTGCCCATCTGGCTCGAGATCATGCAGGCCGCGCACTCGGGGCCTCCGCTCGACTTCGCCATGCCGAGCGGCGTGGTCACCGCCATCATCGACCCGGCCAGCGGCCTCTTGGCCTACCCGGGGCAAGAGGGCGCGCGCGACGAGGTGTTCCTGGAGGGCACCGCGCCCACCGAGCAGGCACGCCGCCCGGACGTGGCCGCGCCCGACGCGTACTTGCTCGAGCAGTTCGGTGGCAGCCCGTGA
- a CDS encoding serine/threonine protein kinase encodes MQNRFIRCPHCGVPHDASVPLCPTTGQPVARATKRTSSNPAPATAAAPAAAPKAAPVSAPSSPADVILGGRYRLLHILGEGGMGTVWAAEHQLLKKLVAVKLLLPQQLHGAARKRFEREARMAGSIGHPSIVKVFDLGHREDGAPYLVMEYLKGESLADRLETYGALDVAECVTIMTQVLGGLAAAHEKGIVHRDLKPDNIFLARQDDGVTRAKLLDFGVSKSLDENTLALTRTGAVIGTPYYLSPEQARGDQGIDHRVDLWAAGVVLYEMLTGQLPFIADNYNALLVKILMNAPVPPSRVRPSIPLEMEAIVLRALEQDREHRFPSAQVMLDALARVQVPNAKGTGSARRAGPKPTEDDDGTLVSTDVHLGEEELSVTSDLDEPTQVSDSFVFDALRRTGTLEVDVDIDLGDEEEGAQDEQEATLVSDSIALDFPHKKSGKP; translated from the coding sequence ATGCAGAATCGCTTCATCCGGTGCCCCCACTGCGGCGTCCCGCACGACGCCTCGGTGCCGCTGTGCCCCACCACCGGACAGCCCGTGGCGCGCGCCACCAAGCGCACCAGCTCGAACCCTGCTCCGGCTACGGCGGCAGCCCCCGCGGCGGCGCCCAAGGCAGCGCCCGTGTCTGCACCGTCGTCACCCGCAGACGTCATCCTCGGTGGGCGCTATCGCCTGCTGCACATTCTGGGCGAGGGGGGCATGGGCACCGTCTGGGCCGCCGAGCACCAGCTCCTCAAGAAACTTGTGGCCGTGAAGCTGCTCCTGCCGCAGCAGCTGCATGGCGCCGCGCGCAAGCGCTTCGAGAGGGAGGCGCGCATGGCCGGCTCCATCGGCCACCCCAGCATCGTGAAGGTCTTCGACCTGGGGCACCGCGAGGACGGCGCACCCTACCTGGTCATGGAGTACTTGAAGGGCGAGTCGCTGGCGGACCGCCTCGAGACCTATGGCGCGCTCGACGTGGCGGAGTGCGTGACCATCATGACGCAGGTGCTCGGGGGTCTCGCGGCCGCGCACGAGAAGGGCATCGTCCACCGCGACCTGAAGCCGGACAACATCTTCTTGGCGCGCCAGGACGACGGGGTCACGCGCGCGAAGCTGTTGGACTTCGGCGTCAGCAAGAGCCTGGACGAGAACACGCTCGCGCTCACCCGCACGGGCGCGGTGATCGGCACCCCGTACTACCTCTCGCCGGAGCAGGCGCGCGGCGACCAGGGCATCGACCATCGCGTGGACCTGTGGGCGGCCGGCGTGGTGCTCTACGAGATGCTCACCGGACAGCTGCCGTTCATCGCAGACAACTACAACGCGCTGCTGGTGAAGATCCTCATGAACGCGCCAGTGCCGCCCTCGCGCGTGCGGCCCAGCATCCCGCTCGAGATGGAGGCCATCGTGCTGCGGGCGCTGGAGCAAGACCGCGAGCACCGCTTCCCGAGCGCGCAGGTCATGCTGGACGCGCTGGCACGCGTGCAGGTGCCCAACGCCAAGGGCACGGGCTCGGCGCGGCGCGCGGGGCCGAAGCCCACGGAGGACGACGACGGCACGCTGGTGTCCACCGACGTGCACCTGGGCGAAGAAGAGCTGAGCGTCACCTCCGACCTGGACGAGCCCACGCAGGTCAGCGACAGCTTCGTGTTCGATGCCCTGCGCCGCACCGGCACCCTCGAGGTGGACGTGGACATCGATCTCGGCGACGAGGAAGAGGGCGCCCAGGACGAGCAGGAAGCCACGCTGGTCAGCGACAGCATCGCGCTCGACTTCCCGCACAAGAAGAGCGGCAAGCCCTGA
- a CDS encoding RNA methyltransferase: MRHDSTDVIEITGPPELTRPASDVIRVLSGMITPTRLGRIEAAARGRTLGVVPVLDGLSDPHNASAILRSSEAFGVQAVHLVPGPHGFRATRSVEKGSSRWLDIQLHADSATCADAVVAAGYQLFIAVMDGDETPELLAERVASGERVAVAFGNEREGISDAMRARATGSYRVPMRGFVESLNVSVAAATTLYTITSRAPRLASEAEVQRLIARYLMHSVHDAESVLDLHLDGG, translated from the coding sequence ATGCGGCACGACTCCACCGACGTCATCGAGATCACGGGCCCTCCGGAGCTGACCCGGCCGGCGTCCGACGTGATCCGCGTGCTGTCGGGGATGATCACGCCCACCCGCCTCGGGCGCATCGAGGCCGCCGCGCGTGGACGCACCCTTGGGGTGGTGCCGGTCCTGGACGGCCTGAGCGACCCGCACAACGCGTCGGCCATCTTGCGCAGCTCGGAGGCGTTCGGCGTTCAAGCGGTGCACTTGGTCCCGGGTCCACACGGCTTCCGCGCCACGCGCTCGGTGGAAAAAGGCAGCAGCCGCTGGCTGGACATCCAGCTGCACGCGGACTCGGCCACCTGTGCCGACGCCGTGGTGGCCGCGGGCTACCAGCTCTTCATCGCGGTCATGGACGGCGACGAGACGCCCGAGTTGCTGGCCGAGCGCGTGGCGAGCGGGGAGCGCGTGGCCGTCGCCTTCGGAAACGAACGCGAGGGCATCTCGGACGCGATGCGCGCCCGCGCCACGGGCAGCTACCGGGTGCCCATGCGCGGGTTCGTGGAGAGCCTGAACGTGTCCGTCGCGGCCGCGACCACGCTGTACACCATCACGTCACGGGCCCCGCGGCTCGCGAGCGAGGCGGAAGTGCAGCGCCTGATCGCGCGCTACCTGATGCACTCGGTGCACGACGCCGAGTCCGTGCTGGACTTGCACCTCGATGGTGGGTAG